Proteins co-encoded in one Malus sylvestris chromosome 7, drMalSylv7.2, whole genome shotgun sequence genomic window:
- the LOC126627832 gene encoding uncharacterized protein LOC126627832, which produces MRCKKHLSDLTSTLGVCASCLRERLAAIIEAQTQAQAQLSRLHSRTPAAPLDEPNRKSDANPRPLIFPHSVSPYVSRRKSDDSTWHQHRIRFYSTPQVGPTYATATSTSTSTIEGSCKRSKTRFSLLSSLFRSRSVKFWSGPSDSSVPAISSSSASSPSWFSSIFARKTRYRSKHLYVDESSGCQRPRGLSPDVTPNPFEDCDRSRPGSGDSSATTPEWKKTPALPPPSTRRARAGQGKNNMSGLAFCLSPLVRASPNRHWNQKGLPPEIAGEIRVAASFCKSRSRKLADFGRANPNR; this is translated from the coding sequence atgaggTGCAAGAAGCACCTCTCCGACCTCACCAGCACCCTCGGCGTCTGCGCCTCCTGTCTCCGGGAGCGCCTCGCCGCCATCATCGAGGCCCAAACCCAGGCCCAGGCCCAGCTCTCGAGACTCCACTCCCGGACACCCGCCGCTCCGCTCGATGAACCCAACCGCAAGTCCGATGCCAACCCTCGGCCGCTTATTTTCCCCCACTCCGTCTCCCCTTACGTCTCTCGAAGAAAATCGGACGACTCAACGTGGCACCAGCACCGGATTCGATTCTACAGTACGCCTCAGGTGGGCCCCACATATGCCAccgccacctccacctccacctccaccattGAAGGTTCGTGTAAGAGGAGCAAGACCCGGTTCTCGCTCCTATCGAGTCTTTTTCGATCCAGATCCGTCAAGTTCTGGTCGGGTCCTAGTGATTCGTCGGTTCCGGCCATTTCTTCGTCGTCGGCGTCGTCGCCCTCGTGGTTCTCTTCGATCTTCGCCAGAAAAACGCGGTATCGGTCGAAGCATCTCTACGTCGACGAGTCATCCGGTTGCCAGAGGCCTCGGGGATTGTCGCCGGACGTAACGCCCAATCCCTTCGAAGACTGCGATCGATCGCGGCCGGGAAGCGGTGACTCGTCGGCAACGACGCCGGAGTGGAAGAAGACGCCGGCGTTGCCTCCGCCGTCGACGCGGAGGGCACGTGCCGGGCAGGGAAAGAACAACATGTCGGGCCTTGCGTTTTGCCTTAGCCCGCTGGTTCGAGCCAGCCCGAACCGGCACTGGAACCAGAAGGGATTGCCGCCTGAGATAGCCGGCGAGATTCGTGTCGCGGCTTCGTTCTGCAAGAGCCGGTCTAGGAAGCTGGCGGATTTCGGTAGAGCAAATCCGAACCGTTGA